One part of the Arabidopsis thaliana chromosome 1 sequence genome encodes these proteins:
- a CDS encoding nodulin MtN21 /EamA-like transporter family protein (nodulin MtN21 /EamA-like transporter family protein; FUNCTIONS IN: organic anion transmembrane transporter activity; LOCATED IN: endomembrane system; EXPRESSED IN: 21 plant structures; EXPRESSED DURING: 13 growth stages; CONTAINS InterPro DOMAIN/s: Protein of unknown function DUF250 (InterPro:IPR004853); BEST Arabidopsis thaliana protein match is: Nucleotide-sugar transporter family protein (TAIR:AT3G17430.1); Has 2334 Blast hits to 2327 proteins in 246 species: Archae - 0; Bacteria - 20; Metazoa - 455; Fungi - 393; Plants - 1228; Viruses - 0; Other Eukaryotes - 238 (source: NCBI BLink).) — protein sequence MAKMINKTLVLTYIYLLIYIILSSGVILYNKWVLSPKYFNFPLPITLTMIHMGFSGFVAFLLIRVFKVVSPVKMTFEIYVTCVVPISAFFASSLWFGNTAYLHISVAFIQMLKALMPVATFLMAVVCGTDKARCDVFMNMVLVSVGVVVSSYGEINFNVIGTVYQVMGIFAEALRLVLTQVLLQKKGLTLNPVTSLYYIAPCSFVFLSLPWYVLEKPNIDVSQIQFNFWIFFSNALCALALNFSIFLVIGRTGAVTIRVAGVLKDWILIALSTVIFPESTITGLNITGYAIALCGVVMYNYIKIKDVKAIQPTTDSLPDRITKDWKEKNSSDGGSPRGLELNDEEAPLITSRLSHIGRTQLGNHTAV from the exons atggCGAAGATGATAAACAAGACGCTTGTACTTACATATATCTACTTACTAATCTAcattattctttcttctggAGTTATACTATACAACAAG TGGGTTCTATCTCCGAAATACTTCAATTTTCCACTTCCTATAACATTGACAATGATCCATATGGGATTTTCTGGATTCGTGGCTTTCCTTCTTATTCGGGTATTCAAG GTTGTCTCTCCTGTTAAAATGACTTTCGAAAT ATATGTGACATGTGTGGTGCCTATAAGCGCATTCTTTGCATCCAGTCTCTG GTTTGGAAATACTGCATATTTGCACATTTCAGTTGCTTTCATACAGATGCTCAAAGCACTAA TGCCGGTAGCAACATTTCTTATGGCCGTTGTTTGTGGCACGGACAAAGCAAGGTGTGACGTGTTCATGAACATGGTGCTGGTGAGTGTTGGAGTTGTAGTATCCTCCTATGGGGAAATTAATTTCAATGTAATCGGCACGGTCTACCAGGTCATGGGAATATTTGCTGAAGCACTTAGACTGGTGCTAACTCAAgttcttcttcagaaaaaGGGCTTGACGTTGAACCCAGTCACCAGCTTATACTATATAGCTCCATGCAG CTTTGTTTTCCTGTCCTTGCCTTGGTATGTGCTGGAGAAACCAAATATAGATGTCTCGCAGATCCAATTCAACTTCTGGATCTTTTTCTCAAACGCTCTCTGCGCACTTGCCTTAAACTTCTCCATATTCTTAGTAATCGGAAGAACAGGCGCTGTAACAATCCGGGTTGCTGGGGTTCTCAAAGACTGGATTCTCATAGCCCTCTCCACTGTCATATTTCCTGAGTCCACAATCACTGGGCTGAATATAACTGGATATGCTAtag CGCTCTGTGGTGTTGTAATGTACaattacataaaaatcaaGGATGTAAAAGCGATTCAACCAACCACTGACAGCCTCCCAGATCGAATCACGAAG GACTGGAAGGAGAAGAATTCGTCAGATGGGGGGAGCCCCAGAGGATTGGAGCTTAACGATGAAGAAGCCCCTCTGATAACGTCGCGGTTGTCGCATATTGGCCGGACTCAGCTTGGAAACCACACGGCAGTCTGA
- the NPSN12 gene encoding Putative plant snare 12 produces the protein MRDCKRLVKEFDRELKDGEARNSPQVNKQLNDEKQSMIKELNSYVALRKTYLNTLGNKKVELFDTGAGVSGEPTAEENVQMASTMSNQELVDAGMKRMDETDQAIERSKQVVHQTLEVGTQTASNLKGQTDQMGRVVNDLDTIQFSLKKASQLVKEIGRQVATDKCIMAFLFLIVCGVIAIIIVKIVNPNNKDIRDIPGLAPPAQSRKLLYFRE, from the exons ATGAGAGACTGTAAAAG GTTGGTTAAGGAGTTTGATCGTGAACTCAAAGATGGGGAAGCTCGAAATTCTCCTCAAGTAAATAAGCAATTGAATGATGAGAAACAATCTATG ATTAAGGAACTCAACTCTTATGTTGCACTAAGAAAAAC GTACTTGAATACACTCGGCAACAAGAAAGTTGAACTTTTTGATACTGGAGCTGGAGTCAGCGGTGAACCCACAGCTGAAGAAAACGTCCAAATGGCTTCAA caATGTCAAACCAAGAGCTTGTCGATGCTGGAATGAAAAGGATGGACGAGACTGACCAGGCTATTGAACGTTCTAAACAG GTTGTGCATCAGACACTCGAAGTTGGCACTCAAACTGCATCTAACTTAAAGGGACAG ACGGATCAAATGGGCCGCGTTGTAAACGACCTAGACACAATTCAGTTCTCTCTTAAGAAAGCTTCGCAGCTGGTGAAAGAGATAGGAAGACAG GTAGCTACAGATAAATGCATAATGGCGTTCCTGTTTCTGATTGTCTGTGGTGTTATAGCTATAATCATTGTGAAG aTCGTGAACCCAAACAACAAAGACATCAGAGACATCCCTGGACTAGCTCCTCCAGCGCAATCGAGAAAGCTCTTGTACTTCAGAGAATAG
- a CDS encoding nodulin MtN21 /EamA-like transporter family protein, protein MTFEIYVTCVVPISAFFASSLWFGNTAYLHISVAFIQMLKALMPVATFLMAVVCGTDKARCDVFMNMVLVSVGVVVSSYGEINFNVIGTVYQVMGIFAEALRLVLTQVLLQKKGLTLNPVTSLYYIAPCSFVFLSLPWYVLEKPNIDVSQIQFNFWIFFSNALCALALNFSIFLVIGRTGAVTIRVAGVLKDWILIALSTVIFPESTITGLNITGYAIALCGVVMYNYIKIKDVKAIQPTTDSLPDRITKDWKEKNSSDGGSPRGLELNDEEAPLITSRLSHIGRTQLGNHTAV, encoded by the exons ATGACTTTCGAAAT ATATGTGACATGTGTGGTGCCTATAAGCGCATTCTTTGCATCCAGTCTCTG GTTTGGAAATACTGCATATTTGCACATTTCAGTTGCTTTCATACAGATGCTCAAAGCACTAA TGCCGGTAGCAACATTTCTTATGGCCGTTGTTTGTGGCACGGACAAAGCAAGGTGTGACGTGTTCATGAACATGGTGCTGGTGAGTGTTGGAGTTGTAGTATCCTCCTATGGGGAAATTAATTTCAATGTAATCGGCACGGTCTACCAGGTCATGGGAATATTTGCTGAAGCACTTAGACTGGTGCTAACTCAAgttcttcttcagaaaaaGGGCTTGACGTTGAACCCAGTCACCAGCTTATACTATATAGCTCCATGCAG CTTTGTTTTCCTGTCCTTGCCTTGGTATGTGCTGGAGAAACCAAATATAGATGTCTCGCAGATCCAATTCAACTTCTGGATCTTTTTCTCAAACGCTCTCTGCGCACTTGCCTTAAACTTCTCCATATTCTTAGTAATCGGAAGAACAGGCGCTGTAACAATCCGGGTTGCTGGGGTTCTCAAAGACTGGATTCTCATAGCCCTCTCCACTGTCATATTTCCTGAGTCCACAATCACTGGGCTGAATATAACTGGATATGCTAtag CGCTCTGTGGTGTTGTAATGTACaattacataaaaatcaaGGATGTAAAAGCGATTCAACCAACCACTGACAGCCTCCCAGATCGAATCACGAAG GACTGGAAGGAGAAGAATTCGTCAGATGGGGGGAGCCCCAGAGGATTGGAGCTTAACGATGAAGAAGCCCCTCTGATAACGTCGCGGTTGTCGCATATTGGCCGGACTCAGCTTGGAAACCACACGGCAGTCTGA
- a CDS encoding Protein kinase superfamily protein has translation MSCFGWCGSEDFRNATDTGPRPAHNPAGYNGGHYQRADPPMNQPVIPMQPISVPAIPVDELRDITDNYGSKTLIGEGSYGRVFYGVLKSGGAAAIKKLDSSKQPDQEFLSQISMVSRLRHDNVTALMGYCVDGPLRVLAYEFAPKGSLHDTLHGKKGAKGALRGPVMTWQQRVKIAVGAARGLEYLHEKVSPQVIHRDIKSSNVLLFDDDVAKIGDFDLSDQAPDMAARLHSTRVLGTFGYHAPEYAMTGTLSSKSDVYSFGVVLLELLTGRKPVDHTLPRGQQSLVTWVCLVRSSLLLILVCRIDKRGF, from the exons ATGAGCTGTTTTGGTTGGTGTGGGAGTGAGGATTTTCGCAACGCTACTGACACTGGCCCAAGGCCAGCGCATAACCCAGCAG GTTACAATGGAGGCCACTACCAAAGAGCTGATCCACCCATGAACCAGCCTGTTATTCCCATGCAGCCTATTTCTGTACCAGCCATTCCAGTGGATGAGCTGAGAGATATAACTGATAACTATGGTTCAAAGACCTTGATCGGCGAGGGTTCTTATGGAAGAGTGTTTTATGGTGTTCTTAAAAGCGGTGGTGCAGCTGCCATCAAGAAACTTGACTCTAGTAAGCAGCCAGATCAAGAATTTCTTTCCCAG ATATCAATGGTTTCGAGATTGCGACATGACAATGTTACTGCACTTATGGGCTATTGTGTTGATGGCCCTCTCCGTGTTCTTGCTTATGAATTTGCTCCTAAAGGATCTCTTCATGATACTCTTCATG GCAAAAAAGGTGCCAAAGGAGCACTTAGAGGTCCTGTTATGACGTGGCAACAGAGAGTCAAAATCGCCGTTGGTGCGGCCAGAGGACTTGAGTACTTGCATGAGAAGGTGAGCCCTCAGGTTATCCACCGAGACATCAAATCCAGCAACGTACTTctgtttgatgatgatgttgccAAAATTGGTGATTTTGATCTGTCTGATCAAGCCCCTGACATGGCTGCTCGCCTTCACTCAACTCGTGTGCTAGGAACCTTTGGCTACCACGCTCCAGA ATATGCAATGACAGGAACGTTGAGCTCAAAGAGCGATGTGTACAGTTTTGGCGTTGTTCTGCTGGAGCTCCTAACTGGTCGTAAACCAGTCGATCATACCTTACCGCGTGGACAACAAAGTCTAGTGACATGGGTATGTTTAGTGCGATCTTCTCTGCTTCTAATTCTGGTTTGCCGCATCGATAAGAGAGGCTTTTAA
- the NPSN12 gene encoding Putative plant snare 12 (novel plant snare 12 (NPSN12); FUNCTIONS IN: protein transporter activity; LOCATED IN: plasma membrane, membrane; EXPRESSED IN: 24 plant structures; EXPRESSED DURING: 15 growth stages; CONTAINS InterPro DOMAIN/s: Target SNARE coiled-coil domain (InterPro:IPR000727); BEST Arabidopsis thaliana protein match is: novel plant snare 13 (TAIR:AT3G17440.1); Has 462 Blast hits to 462 proteins in 143 species: Archae - 6; Bacteria - 52; Metazoa - 98; Fungi - 25; Plants - 137; Viruses - 0; Other Eukaryotes - 144 (source: NCBI BLink).): protein MASELPMSPHLEQIHGEIRDHFRALANGFQRLDKIKDSSRQSKQLEELAEKMRDCKRLVKEFDRELKDGEARNSPQVNKQLNDEKQSMIKELNSYVALRKTYLNTLGNKKVELFDTGAGVSGEPTAEENVQMASTMSNQELVDAGMKRMDETDQAIERSKQVVHQTLEVGTQTASNLKGQTDQMGRVVNDLDTIQFSLKKASQLVKEIGRQVATDKCIMAFLFLIVCGVIAIIIVKIVNPNNKDIRDIPGLAPPAQSRKLLYFRE, encoded by the exons ATGGCGTCTGAATTGCCGATGAGCCCTCATTTGGAGCAGATTCACGGAGAAATCCGTGACCATTTCCGAGCCCTCGC GAATGGCTTCCAGAGGTTGGATAAGATCAAGGATTCTAGTAGACAAAGCAAGCAACTCGAAGAACTTGCTGAGAAGATGAGAGACTGTAAAAG GTTGGTTAAGGAGTTTGATCGTGAACTCAAAGATGGGGAAGCTCGAAATTCTCCTCAAGTAAATAAGCAATTGAATGATGAGAAACAATCTATG ATTAAGGAACTCAACTCTTATGTTGCACTAAGAAAAAC GTACTTGAATACACTCGGCAACAAGAAAGTTGAACTTTTTGATACTGGAGCTGGAGTCAGCGGTGAACCCACAGCTGAAGAAAACGTCCAAATGGCTTCAA caATGTCAAACCAAGAGCTTGTCGATGCTGGAATGAAAAGGATGGACGAGACTGACCAGGCTATTGAACGTTCTAAACAG GTTGTGCATCAGACACTCGAAGTTGGCACTCAAACTGCATCTAACTTAAAGGGACAG ACGGATCAAATGGGCCGCGTTGTAAACGACCTAGACACAATTCAGTTCTCTCTTAAGAAAGCTTCGCAGCTGGTGAAAGAGATAGGAAGACAG GTAGCTACAGATAAATGCATAATGGCGTTCCTGTTTCTGATTGTCTGTGGTGTTATAGCTATAATCATTGTGAAG aTCGTGAACCCAAACAACAAAGACATCAGAGACATCCCTGGACTAGCTCCTCCAGCGCAATCGAGAAAGCTCTTGTACTTCAGAGAATAG
- the CIPK17 gene encoding CBL-interacting protein kinase 17, whose protein sequence is MVLECVTGGDLFDRIVSKGKLSETQGRKMFQQLIDGVSYCHNKGVFHRDLKLENVLLDAKGHIKITDFGLSALSQHYREDGLLHTTCGSPNYVAPEVLANEGYDGAASDIWSCGVILYVILTGCLPFDDANLAVICRKIFKGDPPIPRWISLGAKTMIKRMLDPNPVTRVTIAGIKAHDWFKHDYTPSNYDDDDDVYLIQEDVFMMKEYEEEKSPDSPTIINAFQLIGMSSFLDLSGFFETEKLSERQIRFTSNSLAKDLLENIETIFTEMGFCLQKKHAKLKAIKEESTQKRQCGLSVTAEVFEISPSLNVVELRKSHGDSSLYKQLYERLLNELGSSSQVQELLA, encoded by the exons ATGGTTCTGGAATGTGTCACTGGAGGAGACTTATTTGACAGAATT GTCTCGAAAGGAAAGCTTTCGGAAACACAAGGACGAAAAATGTTTCAGCAGTTGATTGATGGAGTCAGCTATTGTCATAACAAGGGCGTTTTTCACAGGGATCTCAAG CTAGAGAATGTTCTTCTTGATGCAAAGGGTCACATTAAGATCACTGATTTTGGCCTTAGTGCTCTGTCTCAACATTATAGG GAAGATGGGTTGCTACATACAACTTGTGGTAGTCCTAACTATGTCGCGCCTGAGGTTCTAGCTAATGAGGGCTATGATGGTGCAGCATCAGATATATGGTCATGTGGAGTAATCTTGTATGTTATTCTTACGGGATGTCTCCCTTTTGATGATGCAAACCTTGCAGTTATTTGCCGGAAG ATATTCAAAGGGGATCCCCCAATACCTAGATGGATATCACTGGGAGCTAAAACTATGATCAAGAGAATGCTTGATCCTAATCCAGTCACGAGGGTGACAATCGCAGGTATAAAGGCTCATGATTGGTTTAAACATGACTACACTCCTTCAAACTACGATGACGACGATGATGTATACTTGATCCAAGAAGAT GTTTTTATGATGAAggaatatgaagaagagaagagccCTGATTCTCCAACCATTATCAACGCTTTTCAGTTGATTGGAATGTCCTCGTTTCTCGACCTCTCAGGTTTCTTTGAGACAGAG AAATTATCAGAGAGGCAGATAAGATTCACGTCAAATAGTTTAGCTAAAGATTTGTTGGAGAACATCGAAACGATTTTCACGGAGATGGGCTTTTGTTTACAGAAGAAACATGCAAAG TTAAAAGcaatcaaagaagaaagcacTCAAAAAAGGCAATGCGGTTTATCGGTAACGGCTGAGGTTTTCGAGATAAGTCCGTCCCTGAATGTGGTTGAACTAAGAAAATCACATGGCGATTCGTCTCTATATAAACAG TTGTACGAGCGATTATTGAATGAGCTGGGCTCATCATCACAAGTACAGGAGCTTTTAGCGTAG
- a CDS encoding Protein kinase superfamily protein (Protein kinase superfamily protein; FUNCTIONS IN: protein serine/threonine kinase activity, protein kinase activity, ATP binding; INVOLVED IN: protein amino acid phosphorylation; LOCATED IN: cellular_component unknown; EXPRESSED IN: synergid; CONTAINS InterPro DOMAIN/s: Protein kinase, ATP binding site (InterPro:IPR017441), Protein kinase, catalytic domain (InterPro:IPR000719), Serine-threonine/tyrosine-protein kinase (InterPro:IPR001245), Protein kinase-like domain (InterPro:IPR011009), Serine/threonine-protein kinase, active site (InterPro:IPR008271); BEST Arabidopsis thaliana protein match is: Protein kinase superfamily protein (TAIR:AT1G48210.2); Has 90547 Blast hits to 89678 proteins in 4278 species: Archae - 96; Bacteria - 10482; Metazoa - 33899; Fungi - 5804; Plants - 28872; Viruses - 261; Other Eukaryotes - 11133 (source: NCBI BLink).) → MSCFGWCGSEDVRNPADTGPSQAHNSIGYNGRHHQRADPPMNQPVVNMQPIAVPAIPVDELEDITENFSSEVLVGKGSYGRVFYGVLKSGKEAAIKKLYPTKQPDQEFLSQVSMVSRLHHENVVALMAYCVDGPLRVLAYEFATYGTLHDVLHGQTGVIGALQGPVMTWQRRVKIALGAARGLEYLHKKVNPQVIHRDIKASNILLFDDDIAKIGDFDLYDQAPNMAGRLHSCRMALGASRSHCPEHAMTGILTTKSDVYSFGVVLLELLTGRKPVDRTLPRGQQNLVTWATPKLSKDKVKQCVDARLLGEYPPKAVAKLAAVSARCVHYDPDFRPDMSIVVKALQPLLNSSRSSPQTPHWNPY, encoded by the exons ATGAGCTGTTTTGGCTGGTGTGGGAGTGAGGATGTTCGTAATCCTGCTGACACCGGACCAAGTCAAGCACATAACTCAATAG GTTACAATGGACGCCACCATCAAAGAGCTGATCCACCAATGAACCAACCAGTAGTTAACATGCAGCCTATCGCTGTACCAGCCATTCCAGTGGATGAACTGGAAGATATAACCGAGAACTTTAGTTCAGAGGTATTAGTCGGTAAAGGTTCATATGGAAGAGTGTTTTACGGTGTTCTTAAAAGCGGTAAAGAAGCTGCCATCAAGAAACTTTACCCTACTAAGCAGCCAGATCAAGAATTTCTTTCCCAG GTATCAATGGTTTCAAGACTGCACCACGAAAATGTTGTAGCACTTATGGCCTATTGTGTTGATGGCCCTCTCCGTGTTCTTGCTTATGAATTTGCCACTTATGGAACTCTTCATGATGTTCTTCACG GTCAAACAGGTGTCATAGGAGCACTACAAGGTCCTGTTATGACGTGGCAACGAAGAGTCAAAATAGCTCTTGGTGCAGCCAGAGGACTTGAGTACTTGCATAAGAAGGTGAACCCTCAGGTTATCCACCGAGATATCAAAGCTAGCAACATACTTCtgtttgatgatgatattgCCAAAAttggtgattttgatttgtatgaTCAAGCCCCTAACATGGCTGGTCGCCTTCACTCATGTCGTATGGCACTAGGAGCATCTCGTTCTCACTGTCCAGA ACATGCAATGACAGGAATATTGACCACAAAGAGCGATGTCTACAGTTTTGGCGTTGTTCTGTTGGAGCTCCTTACGGGTCGTAAACCAGTAGATCGTACCTTACCGCGTGGACAACAAAATTTAGTGACATGG GCAACCCCTAAACTAAGCAAAGACAAAGTGAAGCAATGCGTTGATGCAAGACTACTTGGAGAGTACCCTCCCAAAGCTGTTGCCAAG CTAGCTGCGGTGTCTGCACGCTGTGTGCATTATGATCCAGATTTTAGACCAGACATGAGCATTGTGGTGAAGGCACTTCAACCTCTTTTAAACTCTTCTCGTTCCTCTCCTCAGACTCCACATTGGAATCCTTATTGA
- the CIPK17 gene encoding CBL-interacting protein kinase 17 (CBL-interacting protein kinase 17 (CIPK17); FUNCTIONS IN: protein serine/threonine kinase activity, protein kinase activity, kinase activity, ATP binding; INVOLVED IN: signal transduction, protein amino acid phosphorylation; LOCATED IN: cellular_component unknown; EXPRESSED IN: 9 plant structures; EXPRESSED DURING: LP.04 four leaves visible, 4 anthesis; CONTAINS InterPro DOMAIN/s: Protein kinase, ATP binding site (InterPro:IPR017441), Serine/threonine-protein kinase domain (InterPro:IPR002290), NAF/FISL domain (InterPro:IPR018451), Serine/threonine-protein kinase-like domain (InterPro:IPR017442), Protein kinase-like domain (InterPro:IPR011009), Serine/threonine-protein kinase, active site (InterPro:IPR008271), NAF domain (InterPro:IPR004041), CBL-interacting protein kinase (InterPro:IPR020660), Protein kinase, catalytic domain (InterPro:IPR000719), Calcium/calmodulin-dependent protein kinase-like (InterPro:IPR020636); BEST Arabidopsis thaliana protein match is: CBL-interacting protein kinase 1 (TAIR:AT3G17510.1); Has 126535 Blast hits to 124591 proteins in 3565 species: Archae - 145; Bacteria - 14911; Metazoa - 46222; Fungi - 12574; Plants - 31282; Viruses - 516; Other Eukaryotes - 20885 (source: NCBI BLink).) — protein sequence MVIKGMRVGKYELGRTLGEGNSAKVKFAIDTLTGESFAIKIIEKSCITRLNVSFQIKREIRTLKVLKHPNIVRLHEVLASKTKIYMVLECVTGGDLFDRIVSKGKLSETQGRKMFQQLIDGVSYCHNKGVFHRDLKLENVLLDAKGHIKITDFGLSALSQHYREDGLLHTTCGSPNYVAPEVLANEGYDGAASDIWSCGVILYVILTGCLPFDDANLAVICRKIFKGDPPIPRWISLGAKTMIKRMLDPNPVTRVTIAGIKAHDWFKHDYTPSNYDDDDDVYLIQEDVFMMKEYEEEKSPDSPTIINAFQLIGMSSFLDLSGFFETEKLSERQIRFTSNSLAKDLLENIETIFTEMGFCLQKKHAKLKAIKEESTQKRQCGLSVTAEVFEISPSLNVVELRKSHGDSSLYKQLYERLLNELGSSSQVQELLA from the exons ATGGTGATAAAGGGAATGCGTGTTGGTAAGTACGAGCTTGGGAGGACACTCGGAGAGGGAAATTCCGCAAAAGTTAAATTTGCTATAGATACTCTTACCGGCGAATCATTCGCCATCAAAATCATCGAGAAGTCGTGTATCACACGTCTTAACGTCTCTTTTCAG ATTAAGAGAGAGATTCGAACACTCAAAGTTTTGAAGCATCCAAACATTGTCCGATTACATGAG GTCTTGGCTAGCAAAACCAAGATTTACATGGTTCTGGAATGTGTCACTGGAGGAGACTTATTTGACAGAATT GTCTCGAAAGGAAAGCTTTCGGAAACACAAGGACGAAAAATGTTTCAGCAGTTGATTGATGGAGTCAGCTATTGTCATAACAAGGGCGTTTTTCACAGGGATCTCAAG CTAGAGAATGTTCTTCTTGATGCAAAGGGTCACATTAAGATCACTGATTTTGGCCTTAGTGCTCTGTCTCAACATTATAGG GAAGATGGGTTGCTACATACAACTTGTGGTAGTCCTAACTATGTCGCGCCTGAGGTTCTAGCTAATGAGGGCTATGATGGTGCAGCATCAGATATATGGTCATGTGGAGTAATCTTGTATGTTATTCTTACGGGATGTCTCCCTTTTGATGATGCAAACCTTGCAGTTATTTGCCGGAAG ATATTCAAAGGGGATCCCCCAATACCTAGATGGATATCACTGGGAGCTAAAACTATGATCAAGAGAATGCTTGATCCTAATCCAGTCACGAGGGTGACAATCGCAGGTATAAAGGCTCATGATTGGTTTAAACATGACTACACTCCTTCAAACTACGATGACGACGATGATGTATACTTGATCCAAGAAGAT GTTTTTATGATGAAggaatatgaagaagagaagagccCTGATTCTCCAACCATTATCAACGCTTTTCAGTTGATTGGAATGTCCTCGTTTCTCGACCTCTCAGGTTTCTTTGAGACAGAG AAATTATCAGAGAGGCAGATAAGATTCACGTCAAATAGTTTAGCTAAAGATTTGTTGGAGAACATCGAAACGATTTTCACGGAGATGGGCTTTTGTTTACAGAAGAAACATGCAAAG TTAAAAGcaatcaaagaagaaagcacTCAAAAAAGGCAATGCGGTTTATCGGTAACGGCTGAGGTTTTCGAGATAAGTCCGTCCCTGAATGTGGTTGAACTAAGAAAATCACATGGCGATTCGTCTCTATATAAACAG TTGTACGAGCGATTATTGAATGAGCTGGGCTCATCATCACAAGTACAGGAGCTTTTAGCGTAG